In one window of Zingiber officinale cultivar Zhangliang chromosome 11A, Zo_v1.1, whole genome shotgun sequence DNA:
- the LOC122031431 gene encoding zinc finger MYM-type protein 1-like: MSLKGYTDADWVGDLDDRKSTYGYTFLLNDDTISWNSKKQDCVALSTIEVDQKVEQTEVAEQLNQDDTDNKLNDQKHSELNELQNEYQKQYGNDKVEVNMPENNSDEDINQEIVFPLNVDDLGNWDKMQNIRDFLVERGPRKDDDILFPLDNTGRHFNPSQIFCFCCKLFKTQRTTMKLGHLADEGYKDWKNISRCLSLHETKRRLRKKKTVDENIQVAINKEREHWKQVLKRIIAVVQRITKNNLPLRGDNEKLYVENNGIFLQLIKMIAEFDPIMEEHLRCVQERQIHYTYLGPKIQNELIQMLAAEVRSSIVAKIKHAKYFTVILDCTLDASHEEQMSLVIRCVDDSENAIAVEEFWIGFLKVNETSGLGLFTELKNILNNLKLDIDNIRGQGYDNGSNMKGKHKGVQSRLLEINPRAFYTPCGCHNLNLTLCDMVKCCPKAMSFFGVIQRIYSLFSSSTKWWQIFKDHVQGLTVKPLSQTRWESHVDSVKPIKDQTSKIRDALIDLANISDDSKIKSEAEG; the protein is encoded by the exons CCAAAAAGTAGAGCAAACAGAAGTAGCTGAACAACTGAATCAGGATGACACTGATAATAAGTTGAATGATCAGAAACATAGTGAATTGAATGAACTTCAAAATGAATACCAAAAACAATATGGAAATGATAAAGTTGAAGTCAATATGCCTGAAAATAACAGTGATGAAGATATAAATCAAGAGATCGTGTTCCCTTTAAATGTTGATGATCTAGGAAATTGGGACAAAATGCAAAATATTAGGGATTTTCTAGTTGAAAGAGGTCCTAGAAAAGATGATGAtattttgtttcctcttgatAACACCGGCAGACACTTCAATCCATCACAGATCTTTTGTTTCTGTTGCAAACTATTCAAGACTCAAAGAACCACAATGAAACTTGGTCATCTAGCTGACGAAGGATACAAAGATTGGAAGAATATCAGTCGATGTCTCAGTCTTCATGAAACTA AAAGAAGACTTCGAAAGAAAAAGACAGTTGATGAAAATATACAAGTAGCAATTAACAAGGAGAGAGAACATTGGAAACAAGTATTGAAGAGAATAATTGCAGTTGTGCAAAGAATTACGAAGAATAACTTGCCACTTCGGGGAGATAATGAGAAGCTTTATGTTGAGAATAATGGAATCTTTTTGCAGCTAATTAAAATGATTGCTGAATTTGATCCAATAATGGAGGAGCACCTTCGGTGTGTTCAAGAAAGACAGATTCATTACACTTATCTTGGACCCAAAATCCAAAATGAATTGATACAGATGTTGGCGGCTGAAGTAAGAAGTTCAATTGTTGCAAAAATTAAACATGCAAAGTATTTCACTGTCATACTTGATTGCACTCTAGATGCAAGTCACGAGGAGCAGATGTCACTTGTAATTAGATGTGTGGATGATTCAGAAAATGCAATAGCGGTTGAAGAATTTTGGATTGGATTTTTGAAAGTTAATGAAACTTCAGGACTTGGGCTTTTTACAgagcttaaaaatattttgaacaatCTCAAACTTGACATTGATAATATAAGAGGTCAAGGATATGACAATGGatctaatatgaaaggaaaacataaGGGTGTACAGAGTAGATTACTTGAAATTAATCCTAGAGCTTTCTACACTCCATGTGGATGTCACAATCTTAATCTCACATtatgtgatatggtgaaatgttgTCCTAAAGCAATGTCCTTTTTCGGTGTAATACAACGCATATattcattattttcttcttctaccaagTGGTGGCAAATCTTCAAAGATCATGTGCAAGGTCTTACAGTCAAGCCACTATCACAGACACGATGGGAAAGCCATGTTGACAGTGTGAAGCCCATAAAAGATCAAACTTCGAAAATACGAGATGCTTTAATTGATTTGGCAAACATTTCTGATGACTCAAAAATAAAGAGTGAAGCTGAGGGTTAG